One window from the genome of Chryseobacterium culicis encodes:
- a CDS encoding pirin family protein produces the protein MSNIGLIIEEKAADIGNFLVGRLLPFREKRAVGPFVFIDHMGPSELKDYQNLDVPPHPHIGLSTLTYLLEGSIFHRDSIGSAIEIKPGAVNWMTAGKGVVHSERTPEYLRHSDKRLHGFQIWVGLPKHLEQSEPTFHHIEADDIPVWEEDGIQYKLIAGEAFGRTSPVPVHSKLFFLEIKTKEAKKISIGKDLYGEAAMYVLDGTVSTEGNSYGSKQLMIAKDTKLCEFDMSENGTVYLFGGEPFDEERFIFWNFVNSDKELLDQAKVNWNDQNHDAFPLVPGDDKEYVPLPKAILNRK, from the coding sequence ATGTCAAATATCGGACTTATTATTGAAGAAAAAGCAGCAGATATCGGAAATTTCCTGGTAGGAAGACTCCTTCCTTTCCGTGAAAAAAGAGCAGTTGGCCCTTTCGTTTTTATTGACCACATGGGACCTTCAGAATTAAAAGATTATCAGAATCTTGATGTTCCGCCTCATCCGCATATCGGTTTATCTACGTTAACTTATCTTTTGGAAGGTTCTATTTTCCATAGAGACAGTATCGGAAGTGCTATAGAAATAAAACCGGGTGCCGTGAATTGGATGACTGCCGGAAAAGGAGTTGTACATTCAGAAAGAACACCTGAATATTTAAGACACAGTGATAAGAGACTTCACGGATTCCAGATCTGGGTAGGACTTCCAAAACACCTTGAGCAGTCGGAGCCTACTTTTCATCATATTGAAGCTGATGATATTCCGGTTTGGGAAGAAGATGGCATTCAGTATAAATTAATTGCAGGTGAAGCATTTGGAAGAACTTCTCCGGTTCCGGTACACAGCAAATTATTTTTTCTTGAAATCAAAACAAAAGAGGCGAAGAAAATAAGTATCGGAAAAGACCTTTATGGAGAAGCTGCCATGTATGTTCTGGATGGAACCGTTAGCACAGAAGGAAATTCTTATGGTTCAAAACAGCTGATGATCGCTAAAGATACAAAGCTTTGCGAATTTGATATGAGCGAAAACGGAACAGTTTATCTTTTTGGTGGCGAACCCTTCGATGAAGAACGTTTTATATTCTGGAATTTCGTTAACTCTGATAAAGAATTACTTGATCAGGCCAAAGTAAACTGGAATGATCAGAATCATGATGCCTTCCCTTTGGTTCCGGGTGATGACAAAGAATATGTTCCGCTTCCCAAGGCTATTTTAAACAGAAAATAA
- a CDS encoding GNAT family N-acetyltransferase — MIEVKQNNDDKHGSFEAFIDGKRAGMMTYTWAGEERFIIDHTEVEEAYNGKGVGKEMLLAAVDFARKNEKKIIPLCPFAKASFQKSEELQDVLVN; from the coding sequence ATGATCGAAGTAAAACAAAACAACGACGACAAACACGGAAGTTTTGAAGCTTTCATAGATGGAAAACGCGCAGGAATGATGACGTATACCTGGGCCGGAGAAGAAAGATTTATTATAGACCACACCGAGGTGGAAGAAGCTTACAACGGAAAAGGAGTAGGCAAGGAAATGCTTCTGGCTGCAGTGGATTTTGCCAGAAAAAATGAGAAGAAGATCATTCCTCTCTGTCCTTTTGCGAAGGCAAGTTTCCAGAAAAGTGAGGAACTTCAGGATGTTTTAGTGAATTAG
- a CDS encoding zinc ribbon domain-containing protein YjdM, with product MSDTVLCPKCSSEFTYPSDNLMVCSQCFYEWDPAEVASEAANEGKILDSNGNELQDGDSVVVVKDLPVKGAPKPVKAGTKVKNIRLRPGSDHNIDCKIDGFGAMALKSEFVKKA from the coding sequence ATGAGTGATACAGTACTTTGTCCAAAATGCAGTTCTGAGTTTACCTACCCAAGCGATAATTTGATGGTATGTTCCCAGTGTTTCTACGAATGGGATCCTGCAGAGGTTGCTTCTGAAGCGGCAAACGAAGGAAAGATATTGGATTCGAATGGAAATGAACTTCAGGATGGGGATTCTGTAGTGGTAGTAAAAGATCTTCCTGTAAAAGGAGCTCCAAAACCGGTAAAAGCGGGGACTAAAGTGAAAAATATCCGTCTTAGACCAGGAAGCGATCATAATATTGACTGTAAAATTGATGGTTTCGGGGCAATGGCTCTTAAGTCAGAGTTTGTAAAGAAAGCGTAA
- a CDS encoding NADPH-dependent FMN reductase, with translation MKILAFAGSTSSTSINRELVKFVLKDFQDEEINLIDLNDFTMPVFSVDLEKKGFPDEAHKFLKVIEECDVIICSLAEHNRSYSAAFKNVFDWSSRINVKVFQNKPMLLMSTSPGGYGGGNVMNTAKTFFPQFAADIKDTFSLPKFYENFDMESGVINPDMLNDLKGKIQNFKNQVKTND, from the coding sequence ATGAAAATATTAGCTTTTGCCGGAAGTACATCTTCCACTTCAATCAACAGAGAACTTGTAAAGTTTGTTCTGAAAGATTTTCAGGATGAGGAAATCAATCTGATTGACCTCAACGATTTCACCATGCCTGTTTTCTCTGTAGATCTTGAAAAGAAAGGGTTTCCGGATGAAGCCCACAAGTTTTTAAAAGTCATTGAAGAATGTGATGTCATCATCTGCTCTCTTGCAGAACACAACCGTTCTTACAGTGCCGCTTTTAAAAATGTTTTTGACTGGTCTTCAAGGATTAATGTAAAAGTATTTCAGAATAAACCAATGCTTCTGATGAGTACCTCTCCAGGAGGTTATGGCGGAGGAAATGTAATGAATACCGCGAAAACATTTTTCCCACAGTTTGCAGCAGACATCAAGGATACTTTTTCATTACCTAAATTTTATGAAAACTTTGATATGGAAAGCGGAGTCATCAATCCGGATATGCTGAATGATTTGAAAGGAAAGATACAAAACTTTAAAAATCAGGTTAAAACGAATGACTAA
- a CDS encoding OsmC family protein codes for MAVTVKASLGKTKYYTEVTAGENKIITDEPIDKGGQNKGLNPMEILATSLASCTAATLRMYIERKEWDVENINVEVELENFPLTKRAVFKRDISFEGILDDEQRKRLHTIADACPVHKILTNDIEILTKFS; via the coding sequence ATGGCGGTAACCGTAAAAGCAAGTTTAGGAAAAACAAAATATTATACAGAAGTCACTGCCGGAGAAAATAAGATCATTACGGATGAGCCGATTGATAAAGGCGGACAGAACAAAGGTCTTAATCCCATGGAAATTCTGGCGACATCACTGGCAAGCTGTACAGCAGCTACATTGAGAATGTATATTGAAAGAAAAGAATGGGATGTGGAAAACATCAATGTAGAAGTAGAGCTTGAAAATTTTCCCTTAACAAAAAGAGCAGTTTTCAAAAGAGACATCAGCTTTGAAGGTATTCTGGATGATGAGCAGCGAAAAAGACTGCACACCATCGCAGATGCATGCCCTGTTCATAAAATACTAACCAACGATATAGAAATACTAACTAAATTCTCATAA
- a CDS encoding MFS transporter: MTEASTQQTSIKKILPLILATAIFMQMLDSTILNTSLPSIAKDLKESPLNMQNAIISYVLTLAVFMPASGFLADRFGTKKIFIFSLVLFSLGSLFCSLSQNLTHLVISRVIQGVGGSLMTPVGKLALIKTFDKNELLKAMNFAIIPALIGPVLGPLVGGYMVDYLSWHWIFLINIPIGVLGILLGLKFMPNYKSDDVDFDLKGFLIFAAASLLLSVSLELFGDMQNITPVLVVFILGFLFLYYYYKHAKKGGHPIFPLNLFQVRTFRVGIVGNLATRLGISSVPLLLPLMIQIAYKQSAVTSGWIIAPMALTAIFGKSSVIKILDKYGYRQTLMVNTFIIGTLICLLAIPDIHTSLYWFVPIIAVLGFFNSIQFTSMNTISIADLRNFQTSSGNSLISVNQQLAIGFGIAFGLIVLKLFENTDLIKGEIHNAFRYTFLTVGILTILSGFVFRRLHISDGKNMKSKEE; encoded by the coding sequence ATGACAGAAGCAAGCACACAACAGACATCCATAAAAAAAATACTACCACTTATTCTGGCTACCGCTATTTTTATGCAGATGCTGGATTCTACCATTCTGAATACTTCCCTGCCCTCTATTGCAAAAGATCTGAAAGAGTCTCCGCTTAATATGCAGAACGCCATCATCAGTTATGTTTTGACATTAGCCGTTTTTATGCCCGCCAGTGGATTTCTGGCAGACCGGTTCGGGACAAAAAAAATATTTATTTTTTCATTGGTACTGTTCAGCTTAGGTTCACTGTTTTGTTCCCTGTCTCAAAATCTTACTCATCTCGTTATTTCAAGAGTTATTCAGGGAGTTGGAGGAAGTTTGATGACTCCCGTCGGAAAATTGGCACTCATTAAAACTTTTGATAAGAATGAACTGCTTAAAGCGATGAACTTTGCCATTATTCCGGCACTTATCGGGCCCGTACTGGGACCATTAGTCGGAGGGTATATGGTAGACTACCTTTCATGGCACTGGATATTTCTGATCAATATTCCAATCGGTGTTCTGGGAATACTTTTAGGATTAAAATTCATGCCCAATTATAAATCCGATGATGTTGATTTTGATTTAAAAGGTTTCTTAATCTTTGCCGCCGCCTCTCTCCTGCTTTCTGTTTCATTGGAACTTTTTGGAGATATGCAGAATATTACTCCAGTTCTTGTCGTGTTTATCCTTGGTTTCTTATTCCTTTATTATTACTACAAACATGCTAAAAAGGGAGGACATCCTATTTTTCCTTTAAATCTGTTTCAGGTAAGAACTTTTCGCGTAGGTATTGTAGGTAATCTGGCTACAAGACTAGGAATCAGTTCCGTTCCGTTATTGCTGCCGCTGATGATTCAGATTGCCTACAAACAGTCTGCAGTAACTTCGGGCTGGATTATTGCTCCTATGGCACTAACAGCAATCTTCGGGAAATCATCCGTTATTAAAATCCTGGATAAATATGGCTATCGGCAGACTTTAATGGTCAATACATTCATCATCGGAACCTTGATATGCCTGCTTGCCATCCCTGATATACACACTTCCCTGTATTGGTTCGTTCCGATTATTGCAGTGTTAGGTTTTTTCAACTCGATACAGTTCACCTCCATGAACACCATTTCTATTGCCGATCTTCGAAATTTTCAGACCAGCAGCGGAAATTCTTTAATCTCCGTGAATCAACAGCTGGCTATCGGTTTTGGAATTGCATTTGGGCTGATTGTTTTAAAACTTTTTGAAAACACAGATCTTATCAAAGGAGAAATCCACAATGCATTCCGATATACTTTTCTTACCGTAGGTATATTGACAATTCTCTCAGGATTCGTCTTCAGAAGACTGCATATCTCAGATGGTAAAAACATGAAATCGAAGGAAGAATAG
- a CDS encoding GNAT family N-acetyltransferase, giving the protein MKPEFENIPLVKAEKRFEIEVNGHYAFIDYRETTHQIALVHTEAEPELAGTGAAAAVVEKTLNYIEESGKKLLPFCPYVFAFIKKHPEWKRIVDEKFEGYDKL; this is encoded by the coding sequence ATGAAACCAGAATTCGAAAATATACCTCTTGTAAAAGCGGAAAAAAGATTTGAAATAGAAGTCAACGGACATTACGCATTCATTGATTACCGTGAGACAACACATCAGATTGCTTTGGTACATACTGAAGCAGAGCCTGAACTGGCGGGAACAGGTGCCGCGGCTGCCGTAGTAGAGAAAACGTTGAATTATATTGAAGAAAGCGGGAAAAAGCTTCTTCCATTCTGTCCGTATGTTTTTGCTTTTATCAAGAAGCATCCGGAATGGAAACGTATCGTGGATGAGAAATTTGAAGGATATGACAAACTTTAA
- a CDS encoding (4Fe-4S)-binding protein: METHEYPNGNITVIWQPQKCIHSAVCVKTLPKVYNPKERPWIKAENASPEELKNQIDLCPSGTLSYKFNTEK, encoded by the coding sequence ATGGAAACACACGAATATCCCAACGGTAACATCACCGTCATCTGGCAGCCTCAAAAGTGTATCCACTCGGCTGTATGTGTAAAAACACTTCCAAAAGTCTACAACCCTAAAGAAAGACCTTGGATAAAAGCAGAAAACGCAAGTCCTGAAGAACTTAAAAATCAGATAGATCTATGCCCATCAGGGACATTAAGTTATAAATTCAATACAGAAAAATAA
- a CDS encoding GLPGLI family protein, with product MHIKTALNFLAVFLYCLFSAQTYEIQYTSSYNGKTTADQPSTIVWVNEKENFILNSAIKEQKSSYPYEITKVEKPSNTIVSYAFLKPGSIISTSDAESVGKQDFELTNETKKILGYTCKKAVTKVNSNTIEVWYTHDLKLKGGPSVLGQNLGLVLEVERNKNSLITAGSIKKIKNTGIENILKGNIQTTDQLGYKDLLWKSRFTILTVFENETINFSDASKSDDQIKRYANGTIILKKIKFPAITEGENIFVELKQQSNGDAYDRTGTVFFIPQDKEKSFFDGLEKGAKTLPVYENGNGKQYYGVTSTDHYSPAMEMMRFFTAFGIQKFNHIQLKGKTWQTISPYRQDITELKPSLSGKELWVGIFIGNYDKGGHKVSLDITIHKSDQTVHKNNIAIPLFNTLNIMEMAGQDYSTMFNKDKGLMVNFTLNKDLKNAQLKYTTTGHGGWENGDEFVPKTNFIVVDGNPVFSFVPWRTDCGSYRLYNPASGNFQDGLSSSDLSRSNWCPGTVTNPNFIPLGDLKAGKHTIQIKIPQGPTEGTSFSSWNVSGALLGVQ from the coding sequence ATGCATATAAAAACTGCACTCAATTTTCTGGCTGTTTTCTTATACTGTCTGTTTTCTGCACAGACATATGAAATTCAGTACACAAGTTCATACAACGGAAAAACAACAGCTGATCAACCCTCAACAATAGTTTGGGTCAATGAAAAAGAAAATTTCATTCTCAACAGTGCGATCAAAGAACAAAAAAGCAGCTATCCCTACGAGATCACTAAGGTAGAAAAACCATCAAACACCATTGTTTCTTATGCTTTTTTAAAACCCGGATCGATTATCTCAACATCAGATGCTGAATCAGTAGGAAAACAGGATTTTGAACTCACCAATGAAACCAAAAAAATACTGGGCTATACCTGTAAGAAAGCAGTTACAAAGGTCAATTCAAACACGATTGAAGTCTGGTACACTCATGATCTCAAATTGAAAGGCGGACCTTCTGTTTTGGGGCAAAATTTGGGATTGGTTCTGGAAGTGGAGAGAAATAAAAACTCTTTAATTACCGCAGGCTCCATCAAAAAAATCAAGAATACCGGCATTGAAAATATTTTAAAAGGAAATATACAGACAACAGATCAGTTAGGATATAAAGACTTGCTTTGGAAAAGCAGATTTACCATACTGACTGTTTTTGAAAATGAAACCATCAACTTCTCTGATGCTTCAAAATCAGATGACCAGATAAAAAGATATGCCAACGGAACGATCATTCTGAAAAAAATAAAATTTCCTGCCATTACAGAAGGAGAAAATATTTTTGTAGAACTGAAACAGCAATCCAATGGAGATGCCTATGATAGAACCGGAACCGTATTCTTCATTCCACAGGATAAAGAAAAATCTTTTTTTGATGGATTGGAAAAAGGAGCAAAAACACTTCCTGTCTACGAAAATGGAAACGGAAAACAATATTACGGAGTAACTTCCACTGATCACTATAGCCCTGCTATGGAAATGATGCGATTCTTTACTGCATTTGGAATTCAGAAGTTCAATCATATTCAGCTTAAAGGAAAAACCTGGCAAACAATCAGTCCTTACCGACAGGATATTACAGAATTGAAACCTTCTTTATCAGGAAAAGAACTTTGGGTGGGAATATTTATTGGCAACTATGATAAAGGCGGCCATAAAGTAAGCCTGGATATCACCATTCATAAAAGCGATCAGACCGTTCATAAAAACAATATAGCAATTCCTTTGTTCAATACTTTAAATATTATGGAAATGGCCGGACAGGACTACTCCACGATGTTCAATAAGGACAAAGGACTTATGGTTAATTTCACTTTAAATAAAGATCTCAAAAACGCACAGCTAAAATATACCACAACAGGACATGGCGGCTGGGAAAACGGAGATGAATTTGTTCCTAAGACCAATTTTATTGTTGTGGATGGAAATCCGGTGTTTTCATTTGTGCCCTGGAGAACAGACTGTGGTTCTTACCGTCTATACAACCCTGCTTCAGGAAATTTCCAGGACGGGCTTTCATCATCTGACCTCAGCAGATCAAACTGGTGTCCGGGAACGGTAACCAATCCTAACTTTATCCCTCTTGGAGATTTGAAGGCAGGAAAGCATACCATACAGATAAAAATTCCACAAGGCCCTACAGAAGGAACAAGTTTCAGTTCATGGAATGTTTCGGGAGCATTACTTGGAGTTCAATAA
- a CDS encoding TMEM175 family protein, with amino-acid sequence MTKGRLEAFSDGVLAIIITIMVLELKVPEGNSWSSLKPLLPKFLAYIFSFIYVGIYWNNHHHLFQTVKKVNGSILWANLHLLFWLSLMPVATEWIGTTSFAKNPVAVYGIGLIMSAIAYTILEHVIIRCEGEESKLKEAIHSKYKEYISIVFYVLGIATSFFYPYIAIGFYYIVALIWLIPDRRIEKTLKEN; translated from the coding sequence ATGACTAAAGGAAGACTTGAGGCCTTCAGTGACGGTGTTCTTGCTATTATTATCACCATTATGGTACTTGAACTGAAAGTACCGGAGGGAAATAGCTGGAGCAGTCTCAAACCTCTTCTTCCTAAATTTTTAGCCTATATTTTCAGTTTTATCTATGTAGGAATCTACTGGAATAATCACCATCATTTGTTTCAGACCGTAAAGAAAGTAAATGGCAGCATTCTTTGGGCCAATCTTCACCTTTTGTTCTGGCTTTCTCTGATGCCTGTTGCTACAGAATGGATCGGGACTACAAGTTTTGCCAAAAATCCTGTTGCAGTCTATGGAATTGGCCTCATTATGTCAGCCATTGCTTACACCATTCTGGAGCATGTTATTATCCGGTGTGAAGGCGAAGAATCAAAGCTGAAAGAAGCCATTCATTCAAAATATAAAGAATATATCTCTATTGTATTTTATGTCCTGGGAATCGCTACTTCATTTTTTTATCCTTATATTGCCATAGGTTTTTATTATATCGTGGCTCTTATATGGCTGATTCCGGACAGAAGAATCGAAAAAACATTAAAAGAAAATTGA
- the asnB gene encoding asparagine synthase B, translating into MCGIVCLFDAKQKTEVLRPQVLEMSKKIRHRGPDWSGVFQDEKVIFSHERLAIVDPTSGKQPLFTKDGKVVLAVNGEIYNHRELKEEFPDYEFQTQSDCEVILALYRKYGKDFVEKLNGIFAFALYDTENDIYLIARDHMGICPLYQGWDKNGNYYVASELKALEGICKKIETFLPGHFLYSPDGTELQQWYTREWDSFDHVKENETDISKLRKGLEDAVHRQLMSDVPYGVLLSGGLDSSVISAITAKFARQRIESGDTQEAWYPRLHSFAVGLVGSPDLAAAQKAAEHIGSVHHEVNFTVQEGLDAVRDVIYHLETYDVTTIRASTPMYLLARVIKSMGIKMVLSGEGSDELFGGYLYFHKAPNAKEFHDETVRKLGKLHLYDCLRANKALMSWGIEGRVPFLDKEFMDIAMTLNPQDKMINAAEGKIEKWVLRKAFEDLLPDSIVWRQKEQFSDGVGYSWIDTLKEVAEKEVTDEMMTNARFRFPLNTPQNKEEYRYRTIFEEHFPSETAAATVPSVPSVACSTPIALEWDEAFKKMNDPSGRAVKVHETSY; encoded by the coding sequence ATGTGTGGAATTGTATGTTTATTCGACGCCAAGCAAAAAACTGAAGTATTAAGACCTCAGGTATTGGAAATGTCAAAAAAAATCCGTCACAGAGGACCGGATTGGAGTGGAGTTTTTCAGGATGAGAAAGTAATTTTTTCTCACGAAAGACTTGCCATCGTAGATCCTACCTCTGGAAAACAACCTCTATTTACAAAAGACGGAAAAGTAGTATTAGCGGTAAACGGTGAAATCTATAACCATAGAGAACTCAAAGAAGAATTTCCGGATTATGAGTTTCAGACTCAGTCTGACTGTGAAGTCATCCTTGCCCTTTACAGAAAATACGGAAAAGATTTTGTTGAGAAACTGAATGGAATTTTTGCATTCGCATTATACGACACTGAAAACGACATTTATCTTATCGCCCGCGATCATATGGGAATCTGCCCACTTTACCAGGGTTGGGATAAAAACGGAAACTACTATGTTGCTTCTGAACTGAAAGCTTTGGAAGGCATCTGCAAAAAAATAGAAACATTCCTGCCTGGACATTTTCTATACAGCCCTGACGGAACCGAGCTTCAGCAATGGTATACAAGAGAATGGGACAGTTTTGATCACGTAAAAGAAAACGAAACTGATATCTCAAAACTGAGAAAAGGTCTTGAAGATGCCGTACACAGACAATTGATGAGTGATGTTCCTTATGGAGTGCTCCTTTCCGGAGGTTTAGATTCATCGGTCATTTCAGCGATTACTGCAAAGTTTGCCCGTCAGAGAATTGAAAGCGGCGACACACAGGAAGCATGGTATCCGAGACTTCATAGTTTTGCTGTAGGACTTGTGGGTTCTCCGGATCTTGCAGCTGCTCAAAAAGCAGCAGAACACATCGGATCTGTTCATCATGAAGTTAACTTTACCGTTCAGGAAGGTCTGGATGCAGTACGTGATGTGATTTACCATCTGGAAACCTATGATGTAACGACTATCAGAGCATCCACCCCAATGTATCTTCTGGCACGGGTGATCAAGTCTATGGGAATTAAAATGGTACTTTCCGGAGAAGGTTCTGATGAATTGTTCGGTGGCTATTTATACTTCCACAAAGCTCCCAATGCAAAAGAATTCCACGATGAAACGGTAAGAAAACTGGGTAAACTCCATCTTTATGACTGCTTAAGAGCCAACAAAGCGTTGATGAGCTGGGGTATCGAAGGCAGAGTACCTTTCCTTGATAAAGAATTTATGGATATTGCCATGACTCTTAATCCGCAAGATAAAATGATCAATGCTGCTGAAGGGAAAATTGAAAAGTGGGTTTTAAGAAAAGCTTTTGAAGATCTCCTTCCGGATTCTATTGTATGGAGACAGAAAGAACAGTTCTCGGATGGTGTAGGATATTCATGGATTGACACCTTAAAAGAGGTTGCCGAAAAAGAAGTAACGGATGAGATGATGACAAACGCCAGATTCAGATTCCCGCTAAATACGCCTCAGAACAAAGAAGAATACCGATACAGAACTATTTTTGAAGAGCATTTCCCAAGTGAAACAGCAGCTGCTACCGTTCCATCTGTTCCGTCCGTAGCCTGTTCCACTCCTATTGCCTTAGAATGGGATGAAGCCTTCAAAAAAATGAATGATCCAAGCGGAAGAGCGGTGAAAGTGCATGAAACTTCGTACTAG
- a CDS encoding pirin family protein produces MATKKIEIVVSPRPAHFVGDGFRVHNFIPGVPGLDMKRMDPFIMLDYNSKFHFNGSERPRGVGVHPHRGFETVTIAYSGKVEHHDSAGGGGVIGEGDVQWMTAAKGVLHKEYHETEWAKEGGIFQMVQLWVNLPAKDKMSCPKYQAIENSKMERVDLGENGYVEVIAGAYNGHKGPASTFTPVHMMNAKLKAGGTAEFNFPAHFNTAALVIEGSITINGEETVKADHFALFKNEGETFTIEAKEDAVVLIISGEPINEPIYPHGPFVMNSREEIMQAFEDFNTGKFGYLED; encoded by the coding sequence ATGGCAACTAAAAAAATAGAAATCGTAGTATCTCCAAGACCTGCGCACTTTGTAGGCGATGGATTCAGGGTTCACAATTTTATTCCGGGAGTACCTGGATTGGATATGAAAAGAATGGATCCGTTCATTATGCTGGATTACAATTCGAAATTTCATTTCAATGGATCAGAAAGACCAAGAGGTGTGGGAGTTCATCCACACAGAGGTTTCGAAACAGTAACCATAGCCTATAGCGGAAAAGTAGAGCATCATGACAGTGCCGGCGGCGGTGGCGTGATTGGAGAAGGTGATGTTCAGTGGATGACTGCTGCCAAAGGAGTTCTCCATAAAGAATATCATGAAACAGAATGGGCAAAAGAAGGAGGAATTTTTCAGATGGTTCAGCTTTGGGTGAATCTTCCTGCAAAAGATAAAATGAGCTGCCCAAAATATCAGGCTATTGAAAACTCTAAAATGGAAAGAGTGGATCTAGGTGAAAATGGTTATGTAGAAGTAATTGCCGGAGCGTATAACGGTCATAAAGGGCCAGCCAGTACTTTCACTCCGGTTCATATGATGAATGCAAAACTTAAAGCAGGAGGAACAGCAGAATTTAATTTCCCTGCCCATTTCAATACTGCTGCTTTGGTGATTGAAGGAAGCATTACCATTAATGGAGAAGAAACCGTTAAAGCAGATCATTTTGCATTATTTAAAAACGAAGGTGAAACATTCACTATCGAAGCAAAAGAAGATGCTGTTGTTTTAATCATCAGCGGTGAGCCTATCAATGAGCCCATCTACCCTCATGGTCCTTTTGTGATGAATTCCAGAGAAGAAATCATGCAGGCTTTTGAGGATTTTAATACCGGAAAATTCGGATATCTGGAAGACTAG
- a CDS encoding RsmB/NOP family class I SAM-dependent RNA methyltransferase, which translates to MELIHRNLAIGIHDALHETFFEKNKYADKVIERLLKANRKWGSQDRAVVSEIFYNIIRWKKRLEYYMGEGVKPNNIYKLIIAYLLWSKTNYKKFEEFDGIKIADILTKLKKNTVPTKAIEHSIPEWLAETLEKELGAKWEREMLALNEQAPTVLRANSLRTTTKELISDLSDEGVVSFPIKNYPDAVQLEEKKNVFLTTAFKEGLFEVQDASSQKIGYFLDVKEGQRVVDACAGAGGKTLHLAAIMKNKGQIIALDIFEWKLAELKRRAKRAGAHNIETRMIADNKVIKRLHEKADRLLIDAPCSGLGVLKRNPDSKWKIDQDFIDRIKKEQQQILQDYSKMLKKGGKMVYATCSILPSENNLQVDEFIKNNPGFKMIKDEKVMPSEGYDGFYMALIERIS; encoded by the coding sequence ATGGAACTTATTCACAGAAACTTGGCAATCGGGATTCACGATGCCTTACACGAAACATTTTTTGAGAAAAACAAATATGCAGATAAAGTTATTGAAAGACTTTTGAAGGCAAACAGAAAATGGGGAAGCCAGGACAGAGCCGTTGTTTCTGAAATTTTTTACAATATTATCCGTTGGAAAAAACGCCTTGAATACTATATGGGTGAAGGGGTAAAACCCAACAATATTTACAAATTGATTATTGCGTATTTACTTTGGAGTAAAACCAATTATAAAAAATTTGAAGAATTTGACGGAATCAAGATTGCCGACATTCTTACCAAACTTAAAAAAAATACTGTTCCTACAAAAGCAATAGAACATTCTATTCCTGAGTGGCTGGCTGAAACTCTTGAAAAAGAGCTGGGTGCCAAATGGGAAAGAGAAATGCTTGCTTTAAATGAGCAGGCTCCAACAGTTTTAAGAGCCAATTCTTTAAGAACCACCACCAAAGAACTTATTTCTGATCTTTCGGATGAAGGGGTTGTTTCTTTTCCTATTAAAAATTATCCTGATGCTGTTCAGCTGGAAGAAAAGAAAAATGTTTTCCTTACGACCGCTTTTAAAGAAGGATTATTTGAAGTTCAGGATGCCTCTTCTCAGAAGATTGGATATTTCCTTGATGTTAAAGAAGGACAAAGGGTTGTAGATGCATGTGCGGGTGCGGGAGGAAAAACCCTTCACTTAGCAGCCATCATGAAAAACAAAGGTCAGATTATAGCACTGGATATCTTTGAATGGAAATTAGCTGAATTAAAGCGCCGCGCAAAGAGAGCCGGAGCGCACAATATTGAAACCCGTATGATTGCTGATAACAAGGTGATCAAACGTCTTCATGAAAAAGCGGACAGACTTTTGATTGATGCTCCATGTTCAGGTCTGGGAGTTTTAAAAAGAAACCCGGACAGTAAATGGAAAATCGATCAGGATTTTATTGACAGAATTAAAAAGGAACAGCAACAAATCCTTCAGGACTATTCTAAAATGCTTAAAAAAGGAGGAAAAATGGTATATGCTACATGTTCTATCCTTCCTTCTGAAAACAACCTTCAGGTAGATGAATTCATCAAAAACAATCCTGGATTCAAAATGATTAAAGATGAAAAAGTAATGCCTAGTGAAGGCTATGACGGATTCTATATGGCTTTGATTGAGAGAATTTCTTAA